In a genomic window of Sphingomonas koreensis:
- a CDS encoding acyl-CoA dehydrogenase family protein produces MDLTIPPEAEALRQAMRGFLRDQLPPELAEATLYGRKLSKGDHQRWQRILERQGWLAPSWPTQWGGTGWGPLERFIWDEESALAGAPRANIPSLDLLGPVIVEFGTEAQKRELLPRILSGEDWWCQGFSEPQAGSDLAALQMRAVRDGDDYIVNGTKLWTSWAHMANKIFCLVRTSADGPKQAGISFLLIDMEQPGVTISPILTLGGMHAVNEVQITDVRVPVANLLGQEGDAWTITKFLLGHERLVGAGIGPSMALSRQLRGALGRIGPGGAPLGDDPVLAQRVAEVETDLLALRYTAYRVLADELSGKAPGPEVSVLKIRGGEVQQALTELLMEVGEIVSLTHPLTVSEGVVPIESAYMAQQHFDRRKLTIYGGSSEIQRNIIARRLLNV; encoded by the coding sequence ATGGATTTGACGATTCCGCCTGAAGCCGAGGCGTTGCGCCAGGCGATGCGGGGCTTCCTGCGCGACCAGCTTCCTCCCGAACTGGCGGAGGCGACGCTCTATGGCAGGAAGCTGAGTAAAGGCGATCATCAGCGCTGGCAGCGGATCCTGGAAAGGCAGGGCTGGCTGGCGCCGAGCTGGCCCACGCAATGGGGCGGCACCGGCTGGGGGCCGCTCGAGCGCTTCATCTGGGACGAGGAATCGGCGCTGGCGGGCGCGCCGCGCGCGAATATCCCCTCGCTCGACCTGCTGGGGCCGGTGATCGTCGAATTCGGCACCGAGGCGCAGAAGCGGGAATTGCTGCCCCGGATCCTGTCAGGCGAGGACTGGTGGTGTCAGGGCTTTTCGGAGCCGCAGGCCGGGTCTGATCTCGCTGCGCTTCAGATGCGAGCGGTGCGCGACGGCGACGACTATATCGTCAACGGCACCAAGCTGTGGACCAGCTGGGCGCACATGGCGAACAAGATCTTCTGCCTGGTCCGCACCTCCGCGGACGGACCCAAGCAGGCAGGGATTTCGTTCCTGCTGATCGACATGGAACAGCCGGGCGTGACGATCAGCCCGATCCTGACACTGGGTGGCATGCACGCGGTCAACGAGGTGCAGATCACCGATGTTCGCGTGCCGGTCGCCAATTTGCTGGGCCAGGAAGGCGATGCCTGGACCATCACCAAATTCCTGCTGGGGCACGAGCGGCTGGTCGGCGCCGGCATTGGCCCGAGCATGGCGTTGTCGCGGCAGTTGCGCGGCGCGCTTGGCCGTATCGGGCCGGGCGGAGCGCCGCTGGGCGATGATCCGGTTCTCGCCCAGCGCGTCGCGGAGGTCGAGACCGATCTGCTGGCGCTACGCTACACCGCGTATCGCGTGCTGGCCGATGAATTGTCGGGCAAGGCACCGGGGCCGGAAGTCTCGGTGCTCAAGATCCGCGGCGGCGAGGTCCAGCAGGCGCTGACCGAATTGCTGATGGAGGTCGGCGAGATCGTCAGCCTGACGCATCCCCTGACCGTGTCAGAAGGCGTGGTGCCGATCGAAAGCGCCTATATGGCGCAACAGCATTTCGACCGGCGCAAGCTCACCATCTACGGCGGCAGTTCCGAGATTCAGCGCAACATCATTGCGCGCCGGCTGCTGAACGTCTGA
- a CDS encoding acyl-CoA dehydrogenase family protein, giving the protein MDFHYDDNQQMLHDTVDRFLTDKYNLVTRHKLLGDLEGQAQLWREMAELGLIGAAFPEGVGGYGASPVDALVVMERFGRHLVTLPYLMTAIVCGRLLIAGGRTDMIERVIAGDARLALAAGSTHVLRSAEHHSFTAAAAGAGWTIRGRMPVVIGGDSADTFIVAARTSGALGDRDGITLFLVDADQVARRSFRMIDAHGAAEVVIDALSVGEDAVLSEIGGGVALVELALDHGIAAACGEAIGSMGHLVPATAEYTRTREQYGAPLAKFQVLQHRMADMYIQTETARSMAYVASMSLGDTPVERARIVSAAKVQIGKSGKFVGYQAVQLHGGMGVSEELDIGHHYIRLNTLNQMFGDPAFHLRRFAAAGAPA; this is encoded by the coding sequence ATGGATTTTCATTACGACGACAACCAGCAGATGCTGCATGACACGGTCGACCGGTTCCTGACCGACAAATACAACCTCGTTACGCGGCACAAGCTGCTCGGCGACCTCGAGGGACAGGCACAGCTATGGCGTGAGATGGCGGAACTGGGCCTGATCGGCGCCGCGTTCCCCGAAGGGGTCGGCGGCTATGGCGCATCGCCCGTCGATGCGTTGGTGGTGATGGAGCGTTTCGGGCGGCATCTGGTGACGCTGCCCTATCTGATGACCGCGATCGTGTGCGGCCGGCTGCTGATTGCGGGCGGGCGCACCGATATGATCGAACGGGTGATCGCGGGCGATGCGCGGTTGGCGCTGGCGGCGGGCTCGACGCACGTGCTGCGCAGCGCGGAGCATCACAGCTTTACCGCAGCTGCAGCGGGCGCCGGCTGGACGATCAGGGGACGGATGCCAGTGGTGATCGGGGGGGACAGCGCGGACACGTTCATCGTGGCGGCGCGGACCTCGGGCGCATTGGGGGATCGCGACGGCATTACCTTGTTCCTCGTCGATGCAGACCAGGTTGCCCGCCGCAGCTTCCGCATGATCGACGCGCACGGCGCGGCGGAAGTCGTGATCGACGCACTGAGCGTCGGCGAGGATGCGGTGCTGAGCGAGATCGGCGGCGGCGTTGCGCTGGTCGAACTGGCGCTTGACCATGGTATCGCTGCAGCATGTGGCGAGGCGATCGGGTCGATGGGCCATCTCGTGCCCGCCACTGCCGAATATACCCGCACCCGCGAACAATATGGCGCGCCGCTCGCCAAGTTTCAGGTGCTGCAACACCGTATGGCGGACATGTATATCCAGACCGAAACGGCGCGCTCGATGGCCTATGTCGCGTCGATGTCGCTCGGCGACACCCCGGTGGAGCGGGCACGCATCGTCTCCGCCGCCAAGGTCCAGATCGGCAAGTCGGGCAAGTTCGTCGGCTATCAGGCGGTGCAGCTTCACGGCGGCATGGGCGTGTCCGAGGAGCTGGATATCGGCCATCACTATATCCGCCTCAACACGCTGAACCAGATGTTCGGCGATCCCGCTTTCCATCTGCGCCGCTTCGCAGCGGCAGGAGCACCGGCATGA
- a CDS encoding enoyl-CoA hydratase/isomerase family protein, whose product MKFDYSRYDKLSVQLDDAVLRLTLNRPEKRNIIDDPVNEQISDAFHDATFDERVRCVVLSGEGKSFCGGGDFAQMKRKVEDPGLFFKGIWNSRRLVYTVLDCPKPTIARIHGHAMGLGATLPLLCDFVVATDDTKIADPHVNIGLVAGDGGSLIWPQMMGYAKARKFLMLGEPITGREAADLGLIAESVSTLEEATALADRWVEKLANGASMSIYGTKMTINQPLRQLAHAAMDTGMAYEGLSNISRDHAEAIEAIGEKRKPNFSGE is encoded by the coding sequence ATGAAATTCGACTATTCCCGCTATGACAAGCTCAGCGTCCAGCTTGACGATGCTGTCCTGCGCTTGACGCTGAACCGGCCCGAAAAGCGCAACATCATCGACGATCCGGTGAACGAGCAGATCTCGGATGCCTTCCATGACGCGACGTTCGACGAGCGAGTGCGGTGCGTGGTGTTGTCCGGCGAGGGCAAGTCGTTCTGCGGGGGCGGCGATTTCGCCCAGATGAAGCGCAAGGTCGAGGATCCCGGACTGTTCTTCAAGGGCATCTGGAACTCGCGGCGGCTGGTCTATACCGTGCTGGATTGTCCCAAGCCGACCATCGCCCGGATCCACGGCCATGCGATGGGTCTGGGCGCGACGCTGCCGTTGCTCTGCGATTTCGTGGTGGCGACGGACGATACCAAGATTGCCGACCCGCATGTCAATATCGGGCTCGTCGCGGGCGATGGCGGGTCGCTGATCTGGCCGCAGATGATGGGCTACGCCAAGGCGCGCAAGTTCCTGATGCTGGGCGAACCGATTACGGGCAGGGAAGCTGCGGATCTTGGTCTGATCGCCGAATCCGTCTCGACGCTTGAGGAGGCAACCGCGCTCGCCGATCGCTGGGTCGAAAAGCTGGCCAATGGTGCGAGCATGTCGATCTACGGCACGAAGATGACGATCAACCAGCCGCTGCGCCAGCTTGCACATGCTGCGATGGATACCGGCATGGCCTATGAAGGCCTGTCCAACATCAGCCGCGATCATGCCGAGGCGATCGAGGCCATCGGCGAAAAGCGCAAGCCGAACTTCAGCGGGGAGTGA
- a CDS encoding CoA transferase encodes MTDVLRGFKVLDLGAGQAVSAAGLLLAQSGATVIKLDRDDTPLSPEQDALWNRYKQREPFSTARLDALLGEVDAVIHDVLPAAAGALGLDSATLSMRYPALIHVAVGGWPAGHPNENRPVSDALVLAEAGLLDEQKAVARDGPVWLRFPLGSAHAGYLAAIGVLARLYARRRTGKGGSVATSLLQGALIPTALIWHRADRPSPALKFGFPKDAGATLFECGDGLWMHTMGQPIKAPSLSRALAAMDPDTRAAHNARYANAVIKYIEDRGAIEAIFKTRPRSEWLEELWASDVPVQPVQDMGALYEDEQAAANSYVVDVENARFGRTRQPGPPMQVASGTPTGEPMVEGCAMASPLQGLKIADFGNFLAGPLAPQLLADMGADVVKVESTTGDPLRHADWAFNGCQRNKRDIAVALKHPDAGKVLEKLIGWADVVHHNQRMPAAEKLGFGWDAVRTINPRAVYCHVNSYGPQGPRKDWPGYDQLFQAASGWEAANAGEGNRPTWCRFGMMDHLCALASVVATLLALLRRDATGEGEFVAASLLGGSLATMETFVLPDGTLAPMTRLDRDQIGIGPAQRLFECVDGWVAVDAPGRDALPGELSETAIAAMTKAAAVSALTARGYPAAAVALDNGATFLADPDNRAARLVASFDHPAYGGYDQVGVAWSFGDLATPLRRPPPLLGEHSAQLLEELGFDADARAALFAAEAVKAA; translated from the coding sequence ATGACTGACGTGTTGCGCGGTTTCAAGGTGCTCGATCTTGGTGCCGGACAGGCGGTGTCTGCAGCAGGATTGCTGTTGGCGCAGAGCGGCGCCACGGTGATCAAGCTCGACCGCGACGATACGCCTCTCAGTCCCGAGCAAGATGCGCTGTGGAACCGCTACAAACAGCGTGAGCCATTCAGCACAGCGCGGCTCGATGCGCTGCTCGGCGAAGTCGATGCAGTGATCCACGACGTGCTGCCCGCCGCTGCGGGCGCGCTCGGCCTCGATAGCGCGACACTCTCCATGCGCTATCCGGCACTGATCCATGTCGCGGTCGGCGGCTGGCCTGCCGGCCATCCGAACGAGAACCGCCCGGTCAGCGACGCGCTTGTTTTGGCTGAAGCCGGCCTGCTGGACGAGCAGAAGGCCGTGGCACGCGATGGCCCGGTCTGGCTGCGCTTTCCGCTGGGCAGCGCGCATGCGGGCTATCTTGCGGCGATCGGCGTGCTGGCGCGGCTCTATGCGCGACGGCGCACGGGCAAAGGCGGATCGGTAGCGACCAGTCTGTTGCAGGGCGCGCTGATTCCGACCGCGCTGATCTGGCACCGCGCCGACAGGCCCTCGCCAGCGCTCAAATTCGGGTTTCCGAAGGATGCGGGGGCGACACTGTTCGAATGTGGCGACGGCCTGTGGATGCATACCATGGGTCAGCCAATCAAGGCGCCGTCCCTCTCGCGCGCGCTGGCGGCAATGGACCCGGACACGCGCGCTGCACACAACGCCAGATATGCGAACGCCGTGATCAAATATATCGAGGATCGCGGTGCGATCGAGGCGATCTTCAAGACGCGCCCGCGCAGCGAGTGGCTCGAGGAGCTCTGGGCGTCCGATGTGCCGGTCCAACCGGTGCAGGACATGGGCGCACTCTATGAGGACGAGCAGGCGGCGGCGAATTCCTATGTCGTCGATGTCGAAAATGCGCGGTTTGGCCGGACCCGCCAGCCCGGGCCGCCGATGCAGGTCGCGAGCGGAACGCCGACAGGCGAACCCATGGTCGAAGGGTGCGCGATGGCATCGCCGCTGCAGGGTCTGAAGATCGCCGATTTCGGCAACTTCCTGGCAGGGCCGCTGGCTCCGCAACTGCTCGCCGATATGGGCGCGGACGTCGTGAAGGTCGAATCGACGACGGGCGACCCGCTGCGCCATGCCGATTGGGCGTTCAATGGATGCCAGCGCAACAAGCGGGACATCGCTGTCGCGCTCAAGCATCCCGATGCGGGCAAGGTGCTCGAGAAGCTGATCGGATGGGCCGATGTGGTCCACCATAATCAGCGCATGCCTGCCGCGGAAAAGCTGGGCTTTGGCTGGGATGCGGTTCGCACCATCAACCCGCGCGCCGTCTATTGCCACGTCAATTCCTATGGTCCGCAGGGGCCGCGCAAGGACTGGCCCGGCTACGACCAGTTGTTCCAGGCTGCCTCCGGATGGGAAGCGGCGAATGCGGGCGAGGGTAATCGCCCGACCTGGTGCCGTTTCGGGATGATGGATCACCTGTGCGCGCTCGCATCGGTCGTGGCGACATTGCTCGCATTGCTCAGGCGTGACGCGACGGGAGAGGGCGAGTTCGTCGCGGCGTCATTGCTCGGCGGCAGTCTCGCGACGATGGAGACCTTTGTCCTCCCCGACGGCACGCTCGCCCCCATGACCCGACTTGATCGTGACCAGATCGGGATCGGGCCCGCGCAGCGGCTGTTCGAATGCGTGGATGGCTGGGTTGCCGTCGATGCTCCCGGCCGCGATGCCCTGCCCGGCGAGCTGAGCGAGACGGCAATTGCGGCGATGACCAAAGCAGCGGCGGTGTCGGCGCTGACCGCTCGGGGATATCCGGCCGCCGCCGTCGCGCTGGACAACGGCGCTACCTTTCTCGCCGATCCCGACAATCGCGCAGCGCGTCTCGTCGCCTCGTTCGACCATCCAGCCTATGGCGGTTATGATCAGGTCGGCGTGGCGTGGAGTTTCGGCGATCTCGCGACGCCGCTCCGCCGGCCGCCGCCGTTGCTCGGCGAGCATAGCGCGCAGCTTCTGGAGGAGCTCGGCTTCGATGCCGATGCACGCGCCGCGCTGTTCGCCGCCGAAGCCGTGAAAGCCGCATGA
- a CDS encoding alpha/beta fold hydrolase, with the protein MTSWLRGLGGIRLAASMFGPVDGPPVLMLGGLGQTRHGWSRAAERLSERGWRAITLDLRGHGESDWSPDGHYGYARTVGDLLAVIDGLGRPCVLVGASLGGKISLVAGAQAGAERVRALVIVDTVPRTNPAGVAEVTQVLRAPPEGFSSPDEAAAELARIRGQEPRPDAGERMQRNMRIDGAGRWHWHWDPAWMDREQGIGLAAATDFLEEMSARLTMPVLLTRGERSQVVSDEGLAAFRAIVPQLEVESIAGAGHMIVGDRNDVFADATLAFLDRMFGLHPVCD; encoded by the coding sequence ATGACCAGCTGGCTCAGGGGGCTGGGTGGCATAAGGCTGGCGGCGAGCATGTTCGGCCCGGTCGATGGGCCTCCCGTGCTGATGCTGGGCGGATTGGGCCAGACGCGCCATGGCTGGTCGCGCGCGGCGGAACGGCTGAGCGAGCGAGGCTGGCGCGCGATCACGCTAGACCTGCGCGGGCATGGCGAAAGCGATTGGTCACCCGATGGCCATTATGGCTATGCCCGCACGGTCGGCGACTTGCTGGCGGTGATCGACGGACTTGGCCGGCCATGTGTACTCGTCGGCGCCTCGCTCGGCGGCAAGATCTCGCTTGTGGCCGGAGCACAGGCCGGAGCGGAGAGGGTTCGCGCGCTAGTGATCGTCGATACCGTCCCGCGGACCAATCCGGCCGGAGTAGCAGAAGTGACGCAAGTGCTGCGTGCGCCGCCCGAAGGGTTCAGCTCGCCCGACGAAGCCGCGGCGGAACTGGCGCGCATCCGCGGACAGGAGCCCAGGCCGGACGCGGGCGAACGCATGCAGAGAAACATGCGCATCGACGGGGCCGGGCGCTGGCACTGGCACTGGGATCCGGCCTGGATGGACCGCGAACAAGGAATCGGACTTGCCGCCGCGACCGACTTTCTCGAGGAAATGTCCGCGCGGCTGACCATGCCGGTCCTGCTGACCCGGGGTGAGCGGAGCCAGGTCGTGAGCGACGAGGGGCTCGCCGCGTTCCGTGCGATCGTTCCCCAGCTTGAAGTCGAGTCGATCGCAGGCGCTGGGCACATGATCGTCGGTGATCGCAACGATGTCTTTGCCGATGCCACGCTCGCTTTTCTGGACCGGATGTTCGGCCTTCACCCCGTATGTGATTGA
- a CDS encoding acetate--CoA ligase family protein, with amino-acid sequence MLSSFFTPASIAVVGAADDPSKLRGKLLKLAKDSAYPGVVHAVHPKGGTIQGQAAYTSLSEIPGGAELVLIATPGATVPGVVREAVAAGAKAAVILSSGVDIADLTDAIGDSGLRYMGPNTEGYFDLAGIASTFAAVVEEALSQNRAAPRPGRKVSIVSQSGGLGFCLFGRGLSENLDFRSVITTGNEGDLESLDFVDHLLDQGESGVIVMFIEGLKTPARFASVAAKAADKGVPIVVMKVGRSEAGQRAAVSHTAHLTGADTAYDAVFDRYGVIRVFDMEEMLAAAAALARFPQGRVARAAVVSTSGGAGAWAADLLGAASIDVPVLSSQLQASLQEFIPEFGSPANPVDVTAQAVEAGGRPLVKVLERLQHSDEIDAIVVNMGLHKPGRVKALADLLGPLYAGATKPILFHSHILPHPENMAALAELGGQGFASFRGCASALSALNKHAAFLADWKVRAPVLAPAAAAVCDDIEPGILNELQTSSLLSAYNIPVPANALVSDRAAALTQARAMGFPVVLKIQSPDIAHKTEAGGVALNIGESDVEAAFDRIMASAMAYSPEARIEGVLVQKMMPKGHEIVIGITRDPDFGPLVMLGSGGIYLEVLKDVVFAPPPISTEAAKTLIGRLKTAPILEGVRGEAAGDLDALAALISRVADLARAEGNIDQLDLNPVFVYPAGEGVVAVDALAVAGQPVGGGH; translated from the coding sequence GTGCTTTCGAGCTTTTTCACGCCCGCCAGCATCGCCGTGGTCGGTGCAGCCGACGATCCGTCCAAGCTTCGCGGCAAGCTGCTCAAGCTGGCAAAGGACAGCGCCTATCCGGGCGTGGTGCATGCGGTTCATCCCAAGGGCGGTACGATCCAGGGACAGGCTGCTTATACCAGCCTGAGCGAGATCCCCGGCGGCGCGGAACTGGTGCTGATCGCGACTCCTGGCGCAACGGTGCCAGGCGTGGTGCGCGAGGCGGTGGCGGCAGGCGCGAAGGCCGCGGTGATCCTGTCCTCGGGCGTCGATATCGCGGACCTGACCGACGCGATCGGCGATAGCGGGCTGCGCTATATGGGACCAAATACCGAAGGGTATTTCGATCTTGCCGGCATTGCCTCCACCTTCGCCGCAGTGGTCGAGGAGGCGCTGTCGCAGAACAGGGCCGCGCCGCGCCCGGGGCGCAAGGTTTCGATCGTGTCGCAATCGGGTGGCCTGGGCTTTTGTCTGTTCGGCCGGGGGCTGTCGGAGAATCTCGACTTCCGGTCCGTCATCACGACGGGCAATGAAGGCGACCTCGAATCCCTCGATTTCGTCGATCACCTGCTCGACCAGGGCGAGAGCGGTGTCATCGTCATGTTCATCGAAGGGCTGAAAACCCCCGCGCGCTTTGCGTCGGTAGCTGCAAAGGCGGCCGACAAGGGCGTGCCCATCGTCGTCATGAAAGTCGGCCGCTCGGAAGCGGGGCAGCGCGCCGCTGTCAGCCACACCGCCCATCTGACCGGCGCGGACACCGCCTATGACGCGGTGTTCGACCGCTATGGCGTGATCCGGGTGTTCGATATGGAAGAGATGCTGGCGGCCGCAGCGGCGCTGGCGCGATTCCCGCAGGGCCGCGTGGCCCGTGCGGCGGTGGTCTCGACTTCGGGCGGCGCAGGCGCCTGGGCGGCCGATCTGCTCGGTGCGGCGAGCATCGACGTCCCCGTTCTGTCCTCGCAGTTGCAGGCGAGCCTCCAGGAATTCATTCCCGAATTCGGGTCGCCCGCCAATCCGGTCGACGTCACCGCGCAGGCGGTCGAGGCGGGCGGGCGGCCGCTGGTCAAGGTACTCGAACGCCTGCAGCATAGCGATGAGATCGACGCGATCGTCGTCAATATGGGCCTGCACAAGCCGGGCCGGGTCAAGGCGCTCGCCGACTTGCTCGGGCCGCTCTATGCGGGCGCGACCAAGCCGATCCTGTTCCATTCGCATATTCTGCCGCACCCCGAGAATATGGCGGCGCTGGCGGAACTGGGAGGCCAAGGCTTTGCAAGCTTCCGTGGCTGCGCATCTGCCCTTTCGGCGCTGAACAAACATGCTGCCTTCCTGGCTGACTGGAAGGTGCGCGCGCCTGTCCTGGCGCCGGCAGCAGCAGCGGTTTGCGACGATATCGAGCCGGGCATATTGAACGAGCTGCAGACGAGCTCGCTGCTGTCGGCCTATAACATCCCGGTGCCTGCCAACGCGCTGGTTTCCGATCGCGCGGCGGCGCTCACACAAGCGCGCGCGATGGGCTTCCCGGTCGTGCTGAAGATCCAGTCGCCCGATATCGCCCATAAGACCGAGGCCGGAGGTGTGGCGCTCAACATCGGCGAAAGCGATGTCGAGGCGGCGTTCGACCGGATCATGGCATCGGCGATGGCCTATTCCCCCGAAGCCCGAATCGAGGGCGTTCTGGTCCAGAAGATGATGCCCAAGGGGCATGAAATCGTGATCGGCATCACACGCGATCCCGATTTCGGACCGCTGGTGATGTTGGGATCCGGCGGCATCTATCTCGAGGTCCTGAAGGACGTGGTGTTCGCGCCGCCGCCCATTTCGACCGAGGCGGCAAAGACGCTGATCGGGCGTTTGAAGACCGCCCCGATCCTGGAAGGTGTCCGCGGGGAGGCGGCGGGAGATCTCGACGCGCTGGCGGCGCTCATCTCCCGCGTCGCCGACCTCGCGCGCGCCGAAGGCAATATCGACCAGCTCGATCTCAATCCCGTATTTGTCTACCCGGCGGGTGAAGGCGTTGTCGCGGTCGACGCGCTCGCCGTCGCCGGGCAGCCCGTCGGCGGAGGCCATTGA
- a CDS encoding Zn-ribbon domain-containing OB-fold protein, translating into MQPEEQYLAFLAEGRFMLQRAKGSGTYVFFPRVAVPGTGETDLEWVEASGNGTVYSTTVVRSKPPAEDYNVALIDLTEGVRMMGRVVDIDPAAVQIGLKVKAKVGEIDGKPAILFTEAGA; encoded by the coding sequence ATGCAGCCCGAAGAACAATATCTCGCGTTTCTCGCCGAAGGGCGCTTCATGCTCCAGCGCGCGAAGGGGAGCGGGACCTATGTCTTCTTTCCGCGCGTCGCCGTGCCGGGGACGGGCGAGACAGACCTCGAATGGGTGGAAGCGTCGGGGAACGGAACCGTCTATTCGACCACGGTGGTTCGCAGCAAGCCGCCTGCCGAAGACTATAATGTCGCGCTGATCGACCTGACCGAGGGGGTACGGATGATGGGCCGCGTCGTCGATATCGACCCGGCAGCCGTGCAAATCGGACTGAAGGTGAAGGCGAAGGTCGGTGAGATCGACGGCAAGCCCGCAATCCTGTTCACGGAGGCAGGCGCATGA
- a CDS encoding thiolase has protein sequence MSFPRGKTAVVGSATFGMGSAPGYTAAELLAKASLAAIADAGLKPSDIDGVFAMLPQDPFCAMSVPEYLGIRPKVVESTRTGGSAFQIHAMWAALALEAGLCDAVLIAYGSNQRSASGGLVSSGAAPFPYEQAYKPRNPPSSYALAAARHMHEYGTTREHLAEVAVAARKWAQLNPDAFARDSLTIEDVLAARMVSDPLTVRDCCLVTDGAAAIVMTRADRARDLPQPPVYLLGAASATWFKNISEATDLTVTAASEAGARAYEQAGVKPSDIDIVELYDAFTINTILFLEDLGFCPKGEGGRFVADGGIAPGGRLPVNTNGGGLSCVHPGMYGLFTMVEAVTQLRGQAGNRQVADAKLALAHGNGGTLSSQSVTIFGTTETL, from the coding sequence ATGAGCTTTCCACGCGGCAAGACGGCGGTGGTGGGCAGCGCCACCTTCGGTATGGGATCGGCACCGGGCTATACGGCGGCGGAGCTGCTGGCCAAGGCATCGCTGGCGGCCATCGCCGATGCGGGGCTGAAGCCTTCGGACATCGATGGCGTCTTTGCGATGCTGCCGCAGGACCCGTTCTGCGCGATGTCCGTTCCTGAATATCTGGGCATCCGGCCCAAGGTGGTGGAATCGACGCGCACCGGCGGATCGGCGTTCCAGATCCATGCGATGTGGGCGGCGCTCGCGCTCGAGGCTGGCCTGTGCGACGCGGTCCTGATTGCCTATGGCAGCAACCAGCGGTCGGCATCGGGCGGGTTGGTGTCGAGTGGCGCGGCTCCCTTTCCCTACGAGCAGGCCTACAAGCCGCGCAATCCGCCGAGCAGCTACGCGCTCGCCGCCGCGCGGCACATGCATGAATATGGCACGACGCGCGAGCATCTGGCCGAGGTTGCGGTGGCCGCACGCAAATGGGCGCAACTGAACCCTGACGCATTCGCCCGCGATTCGCTGACGATCGAAGACGTGCTGGCCGCGCGGATGGTGTCCGATCCGCTGACGGTGCGCGATTGCTGCCTCGTTACCGATGGCGCCGCGGCGATCGTGATGACGCGCGCCGACCGGGCAAGGGACTTGCCCCAGCCTCCCGTCTATCTGCTGGGCGCGGCATCGGCGACCTGGTTCAAGAACATCTCCGAAGCAACCGACCTGACCGTGACTGCAGCATCGGAAGCCGGCGCGCGGGCCTATGAACAGGCCGGCGTGAAGCCTTCGGACATCGACATCGTCGAACTCTATGACGCCTTCACGATCAACACGATCCTGTTCCTCGAAGATCTGGGATTTTGTCCGAAGGGGGAGGGCGGACGGTTCGTCGCCGATGGCGGGATCGCGCCGGGAGGACGGCTGCCGGTCAACACCAATGGCGGCGGCCTGAGCTGTGTCCACCCCGGCATGTACGGTCTGTTCACAATGGTCGAGGCGGTGACCCAATTGCGCGGTCAGGCGGGCAACCGGCAAGTGGCGGACGCGAAGCTCGCGCTGGCGCACGGCAATGGCGGCACACTTTCCAGCCAGTCGGTCACGATCTTCGGCACAACGGAGACACTCTGA
- a CDS encoding MaoC/PaaZ C-terminal domain-containing protein: MPLNADYILSREFAPVESVVTDRDVMFYALSIGLGRDPMDPWDLRYVFEKDLKVFPTMPIVIGHPGNWMTDPETGITRTMVVHGAQRLTMLRDLPIGATVITTNRVTRIWDKGDKGAVMDLVRETIDKATGALIARSESSVFCRADGGFGGPQGESHVFEPVPDRAADRSVEMPTDPNMALIYRLNNDRNPLHAEPAFAANAGFSRPILHGLATYGVAAVAVAKTFPERAITSFEARFSKPVLPGETIAVDLWDEDGAVAFRARVGDKVVLDRGRAILS; the protein is encoded by the coding sequence ATGCCGCTCAACGCCGACTATATCCTTTCGCGCGAATTCGCGCCGGTCGAATCCGTGGTTACCGACCGCGATGTCATGTTCTATGCGCTGTCGATCGGCCTTGGCCGCGATCCGATGGATCCATGGGACTTGCGCTATGTGTTCGAGAAGGACCTGAAGGTCTTTCCGACCATGCCCATCGTCATCGGCCACCCCGGCAACTGGATGACCGATCCCGAAACCGGGATTACCCGAACGATGGTCGTCCATGGTGCGCAGCGGCTGACGATGCTTCGCGACCTGCCGATTGGCGCGACTGTGATCACCACCAACCGCGTGACCCGCATCTGGGACAAGGGCGACAAGGGGGCGGTCATGGATCTGGTGCGCGAGACCATCGACAAGGCGACCGGAGCGCTGATCGCTCGCAGCGAATCGAGCGTCTTCTGCCGCGCTGATGGCGGCTTTGGCGGACCTCAGGGCGAGTCGCATGTCTTTGAACCGGTGCCCGATCGTGCCGCCGACCGGTCGGTCGAGATGCCGACCGATCCGAACATGGCGTTGATCTATCGCCTCAACAACGATCGCAATCCCCTCCACGCCGAACCGGCCTTCGCCGCCAACGCGGGCTTCTCACGCCCGATCCTGCACGGGCTGGCCACCTATGGCGTCGCTGCGGTCGCGGTCGCGAAGACATTTCCCGAACGGGCGATCACCTCGTTCGAGGCGCGCTTCTCCAAGCCGGTGCTGCCGGGCGAGACGATTGCGGTCGATCTATGGGATGAGGATGGCGCGGTCGCGTTCCGGGCGCGCGTCGGCGACAAGGTCGTGCTCGATCGGGGGCGGGCGATATTGTCGTGA